The following are encoded in a window of Diorhabda sublineata isolate icDioSubl1.1 chromosome 5, icDioSubl1.1, whole genome shotgun sequence genomic DNA:
- the LOC130444519 gene encoding tensin-1 isoform X15, whose product MKTGHEVNKMLRSTSCNGFGEALTSQPRSTRGGASTMDLGYVTERIISMWFPSTATSRSYRQGQQQVAHMLKNKHGDNYMVFNLSEPKRSLRNEHKNVKEVGWAPNLAPPLEKLCSMCKEIDSWLSGDKHRIAVLHSRGNKDKLGVIVSAYMHYSSICGNAEQALDRFSMRKFLDDTVGPLILPSNKRYVDYFSGLLSHNIKINAAPMYLTHVTVLGAPSFCRGGCKAFLKLYEGHTPIYTSGVYFISSGVSQFTVNVSGEGRRGLQLRGDILIKCYHRSDTGREIIFACQFHTCAVSDHTLSFTRQELDGACNDPRFPLDGAVELHFSPGPEGRHPVPAPTPAVPFTLADDPVTRADSPLLIEDYDDSEEYDEDDVNHTFGPLDGSIYATIAKKPELSPGAVSSPLTVSMDSGISSAGHHPQNANTTASSGSPPPTAQTSPLTPEDQHRELDELLSDMMLTVQSIPDLKTSPSLTNNGREDEFRFIDDEDEKSIPYHARQSSQPFSYGINANMISESKRLASPSLVRKVSGKGNENIYKSSIGSEITYKSSPVSEITYKSSPGSDSTYKSSMSSDGTLRKVQAQVYPEFGTKINNYPKSDNIFHSNSTLQSIKSDFREEYYREDVRRYDPLKRSLTEGTIRRSPEKIYKHSQSVVTSPYSDTESLSPPGAFRNNTKSPEFHETYTNGTNLTWLQRQQQKLKERREIILKEERQPHETRLLSELRSVQSRHMRPTASHRLDGYTSDTTAFADDDEDYTIPLHINTMSKNGSTTPGSTSNYSTLKSTYSTTLKNERPFVSVKKAHERYTQNGTQTPAQILAANPLGEIIRPSSRNADQLDNGLLSLAEKQQYKNYNQQQQHTVGIEIATDNSPSTENRLSIPRDGGRSSTADHRGLFVGQSSDDRVGGVPSLDGDRLEALNDLIANLSNGSDKSNDSPNNIASAWQYQREESIQSWRSQIGTEPDSSPSHNSSPRPQTPAFPVHARTPYTNASTPTVQFDIPSERLPPKSPTTQRRLSYPSSTFKNNVKWSLSPERKDRPTSPSDITNTEYSHTITNRSISATPTSGFREDYQHSPKSPTYNGSSSPTVYYGTTSRRSSTTSNNESTHEVSAANVKFVRDTSKFWYKPSITREQAILMLRDQQPGTFVVRDSNSFPGAFGLALKVATIPSNIQNKSGSSDDLIRHFLIEPTTRGVRLKGCQNEPVFSSLSALIYQHSITQMALPCRLVLPQDDLRYSDQNGVQQQSLFTQGAACNVLYLSTIEMESLTGPQAIKKAVMQLFQKNPLPETAVVHFKVSDQGVTLTDNKRKLFFRKHYPVNMVSYCGLDPDEHRWLVNSEDTGAAKSSNRIFGFVARKQNVNNPDNQCHLFAELEPEQPATAIVNFLNKVLTSSGIKPNII is encoded by the exons ATGAAAACCGGCCATGAGGTGAATAAA ATGCTCCGATCCACATCGTGCAATGGTTTCGGCGAGGCCCTCACGAGTCAACCGAGATCAACGCGTGGAGGTGCGTCTACCATGGATCTCGGTTACGTTACCGAGAGGATCATCTCCATGTGGTTCCCCTCAACGGCGACATCTCGTTCTTATAGACAAGGACAACAGCAGGTCGCTCAtatgttgaaaaacaaacatgGAGATAATTATATG GTTTTTAATTTATCGGAACCGAAACGTTCGTTGAGGAACGAACATAAAAACGTCAAAGAAGTCGGTTGGGCTCCGAATTTGGCGCCACCTCTGGAGAAGTTGTGTAGTATGTGTAAAGAAATCGATTCTTGGCTTTCGGGAGATAAACACAGAATTGCGGTTTTGCATTCTAG gGGTAATAAAGATAAATTAGGGGTAATCGTTTCGGCTTACATGCATTATTCTAGTATTTGCGGTAACGCCGAACAAGCATTAGATCGATTTTCAATGAGAAAATTCTTAGACGACACCGTCGGACCTCTAATACTACCGTCTAATAAAAG GTACGTGGACTATTTCTCTGGATTACTTTCCCATAACATCAAAATCAATGCGGCTCCCATGTACCTTACGCACGTCACTGTTCTCGGAGCCCCGTCTTTTTGTCGCGGTGGTTGTAAGGCGTTTTTGAAATTATACGAGGGTCATACGCCGATTTATACGTCGGGTGTTTATTTCATATCGAGCGGAGTGAGTCAATTCACGGTGAACGTTTCCGGTGAAGGACGAAGGGGATTACAACTAAGAGGCGATATTTTGATCAAATGTTACCATCGAAGCGATACCGGTCGGGAAATTATTTTCGCTTGTCAATTCCACACGTGCGCAGTCTCAGATCATACTTTGAGTTTCACTAGACAAGAATTAGACGGTGCTTGTAAcg aTCCTAGATTTCCTTTGGATGGGGCAGTGGAGCTTCATTTTTCCCCCGGTCCTGAAGGTAGACATCCAGTACCGGCTCCTACACCTGCGGTACCTTTCACTCTAGCAGATGATCCAGTTACGAGGGCCGATAGTCCGTTACTGATCGAAGATTATGATGATTCTGAAGAATATGACGAAG ACGACGTTAACCATACTTTTGGACCACTAGACGGAAGTATATACGCCACGATTGCAAAAAAACCGGAATTGTCTCCGGGCGCTGTTTCTAGTCCATTGACAGTGTCGATGGACAGTGGCATTTCTTCAGCAG GACATCATCCACAAAACGCCAACACCACCGCCTCTTCTGGTAGTCCCCCACCAACCGCCCAAACTTCCCCGCTCACTCCCGAAGATCAACATCGCGAACTCGACGAACTCCTCAGCGACATGATGCTGACTGTCCAGTCGATTCCGGACTTGAAAACGTCGCCGAGCTTGACCAATAACGGTCGAGAAGACGAATTTAGATTTATCGACGACGAAGACGAGAAAAGCATCCCTTATCACGCGCGCCAATCCAGCCAGCCCTTTAG TTACGGAATCAATGCCAACATGATCAGCGAATCTAAAAGGCTCGCTAGCCCTTCGTTAGTACGTAAAGTTAGCGGAAAAGGtaacgaaaatatttacaaaagttCCATCGGTAGTGAAATCACTTATAAAAGTTCACCAGTAagtgaaattacttataaaagTTCACCAGGAAGTGACAGCACTTATAAAAGTTCCATGAGCAGCGATGGAACGCTACGAAAAGTCCAAGCGCAAGTTTATCCCGAATTCGgtacgaaaataaataattacccGAAAAGCGACAATATTTTCCACTCGAATTCAACCCTCCAATCCATAAAAAGCGATTTTAGGGAGGAGTATTACAGAGAAGATGTCAGGAGATATGATCCTTTGAAGAGGAGTTTAACCGAAGGAACGATAAGGAGAAGTCCTGAAAAGATTTATAAACATTCACAATCTGTCGTTACAAGTCCTTATTCGGATACGGAAAGTCTGTCACCGCCCGGAGCTTTTAGAAACAACACCAAGTCACCGGAATTTCACGAAAC ATATACCAACGGTACAAATTTAACATGGTTGCAACGTCAACAACAAAAACTCAAAGAACGTCGAGAAATTATCCTGAAGGAGGAACGGCAACCGCACGAAACTAGGCTTTTGTCGGAATTAAGGAGCGTACAGTCGAGGCATATGCGTCCTACAGCGAGTCACCGCCTCGACG GTTATACTAGCGATACGACAGCTTTTGCTGATGACGACGAAGATTACACGATACCTCTGCATATAAATACGATGTCGAAAAATGGCAGTACCACCCCTGGTTCGACGAGTAATTACAGTACTTTGAAATCCACTTACAGTACTACCTTAAAAAATGAAAGACCTTTTGTTAGCGTGAAAAAAGCTCATGAAAGGTATACGCAG AACGGCACACAGACCCCTGCGCAAATACTGGCGGCTAACCCTCTGGGTGAAATAATCCGCCCTTCGTCGAGGAACGCGGATCAACTAGACAACGGTTTATTATCGTTAGCCGAAAAACAACAATACAAAAACTAcaatcaacaacaacaacataCGGTGGGTATCGAAATAGCAACCGATAATTCGCCGTCAACGGAAAATAGATTATCTATACCTAGAGACGGCGGTAGGTCGTCCACCGCCGATCATCGGGGATTGTTCGTCGGACAATCTTCGGATGATAGAGTGGGAGGCGTACCGTCTTTGGATGGTGATAGACTCGAAGCGCTCAATGATTTGATTGCTAACTTATCGAACGGTTCTGACAAATCTAACGACAGTCCTAATAACATTGCATCGGCATGGCAG tATCAACGTGAAGAATCCATACAATCTTGGAGATCGCAAATCGGAACCGAACCTGATTCCAGTCCGTCGCACAATTCATCTCCCAGACCGCAAACTCCTGCATTTCCGGTTCACGCCAGAACTCCGTACACGAACGCGTCAACTCCCACCGTACAATTCGACATACCTTCCGAACGACTACCACCAAAAAGTCCTACTACCCAACG aaGATTGAGTTACCCATCttcaacttttaaaaacaatgtgAAGTGGTCCCTTTCTCCAGAAAG AAAGGACCGACCGACTTCCCCGTCCGATATAACAAACACCGAATACTCCCACACAATAACCAATCGCAGTATATCCGCGACCCCCACCTCAGGTTTCAGGGAAGATTATCAACACAGCCCCAAAAGTCCAACTTACAACGGTTCCTCCTCCCCCACCGTATATTACGGCACGACGTCGAGACGGAGTTCCACGACATCTAACAACGAATCCACTCACGAAGTTTCCGCGGCGAACGTTAAATTCGTCAGAGATACTTCGAAATTTTGGTACAAACCTTCCATCACGAGAGAACAAG CTATTTTGATGCTACGTGATCAACAACCCGGTACGTTCGTAGTGAGAGATTCTAATTCCTTTCCAGGAGCGTTCGGTTTAGCTTTGAAAGTGGCTACTATTCCATCGAACATACAAAATAAAAGCGGTTCGTCCGATGATTTAATTCGACATTTTCTCATCGAACCTACGACTAGAGGTGTACGATTGAAAGGATGTCAAAACGAACCGGTTTTTAGTTCGTTATCCGCTTTAATATATCAACATTCTATCACGCAGATGGCGCTACCTTGTAGATTGGTACTACCACAAGACGACTTGAG ATATTCTGATCAAAACGGCGTTCAACAACAATCCCTATTTACTCAAGGAGCGGCTTGTAACGTGTTATATTTATCAACAATCGAAATGGAATCCTTAACAGGACCTCAGGCTATTAAGAAAGCGGTGATGCAGTTGTTCCAGAAGAATCCGCTTCCGGAAACGGCGGTGGTGCATTTTAAAGTTAGCGACCAAGGGGTTACTTTGACTGATAATAAAAGGAAATTGTTCTTCAGGAAACATTATCCCGTTAATATGGTGTCTTATTGCGGATTAGATCCCGACGAACATCGGTGGTTGGTTAACTCCGAGGATACGGGAGCTGCCAAAAGTTCCAa TCGAATATTCGGATTCGTCGCCAGGAAGCAAAACGTCAACAATCCCGATAACCAGTGCCATCTATTCGCGGAATTAGAACCCGAACAACCCGCGACGGCCATTGTTAACTTCTTGAATAAAGTTCTGACATCCAGCGGCATTAAAccgaatattatttaa
- the LOC130444519 gene encoding tensin-1 isoform X5 has product MGQNKRSVKNRIKELAKDEIKIIRKEAALRYTDTSWHIFNQSRKVSPQKSNTYEKSENLDDSTPLLPTDSFEPSSIIKETQQNSLEKSKEIIEDVNSSCSSLVYDQIRTEHDVEGRATTVEVAYEQVKNQADIVLMLRSTSCNGFGEALTSQPRSTRGGASTMDLGYVTERIISMWFPSTATSRSYRQGQQQVAHMLKNKHGDNYMVFNLSEPKRSLRNEHKNVKEVGWAPNLAPPLEKLCSMCKEIDSWLSGDKHRIAVLHSRGNKDKLGVIVSAYMHYSSICGNAEQALDRFSMRKFLDDTVGPLILPSNKRYVDYFSGLLSHNIKINAAPMYLTHVTVLGAPSFCRGGCKAFLKLYEGHTPIYTSGVYFISSGVSQFTVNVSGEGRRGLQLRGDILIKCYHRSDTGREIIFACQFHTCAVSDHTLSFTRQELDGACNDPRFPLDGAVELHFSPGPEGRHPVPAPTPAVPFTLADDPVTRADSPLLIEDYDDSEEYDEDDVNHTFGPLDGSIYATIAKKPELSPGAVSSPLTVSMDSGISSAGHHPQNANTTASSGSPPPTAQTSPLTPEDQHRELDELLSDMMLTVQSIPDLKTSPSLTNNGREDEFRFIDDEDEKSIPYHARQSSQPFSYGINANMISESKRLASPSLVRKVSGKGNENIYKSSIGSEITYKSSPVSEITYKSSPGSDSTYKSSMSSDGTLRKVQAQVYPEFGTKINNYPKSDNIFHSNSTLQSIKSDFREEYYREDVRRYDPLKRSLTEGTIRRSPEKIYKHSQSVVTSPYSDTESLSPPGAFRNNTKSPEFHETYTNGTNLTWLQRQQQKLKERREIILKEERQPHETRLLSELRSVQSRHMRPTASHRLDGYTSDTTAFADDDEDYTIPLHINTMSKNGSTTPGSTSNYSTLKSTYSTTLKNERPFVSVKKAHERYTQNGTQTPAQILAANPLGEIIRPSSRNADQLDNGLLSLAEKQQYKNYNQQQQHTVGIEIATDNSPSTENRLSIPRDGGRSSTADHRGLFVGQSSDDRVGGVPSLDGDRLEALNDLIANLSNGSDKSNDSPNNIASAWQYQREESIQSWRSQIGTEPDSSPSHNSSPRPQTPAFPVHARTPYTNASTPTVQFDIPSERLPPKSPTTQRRLSYPSSTFKNNVKWSLSPERKDRPTSPSDITNTEYSHTITNRSISATPTSGFREDYQHSPKSPTYNGSSSPTVYYGTTSRRSSTTSNNESTHEVSAANVKFVRDTSKFWYKPSITREQAILMLRDQQPGTFVVRDSNSFPGAFGLALKVATIPSNIQNKSGSSDDLIRHFLIEPTTRGVRLKGCQNEPVFSSLSALIYQHSITQMALPCRLVLPQDDLRYSDQNGVQQQSLFTQGAACNVLYLSTIEMESLTGPQAIKKAVMQLFQKNPLPETAVVHFKVSDQGVTLTDNKRKLFFRKHYPVNMVSYCGLDPDEHRWLVNSEDTGAAKSSNRIFGFVARKQNVNNPDNQCHLFAELEPEQPATAIVNFLNKVLTSSGIKPNII; this is encoded by the exons ATGCTCCGATCCACATCGTGCAATGGTTTCGGCGAGGCCCTCACGAGTCAACCGAGATCAACGCGTGGAGGTGCGTCTACCATGGATCTCGGTTACGTTACCGAGAGGATCATCTCCATGTGGTTCCCCTCAACGGCGACATCTCGTTCTTATAGACAAGGACAACAGCAGGTCGCTCAtatgttgaaaaacaaacatgGAGATAATTATATG GTTTTTAATTTATCGGAACCGAAACGTTCGTTGAGGAACGAACATAAAAACGTCAAAGAAGTCGGTTGGGCTCCGAATTTGGCGCCACCTCTGGAGAAGTTGTGTAGTATGTGTAAAGAAATCGATTCTTGGCTTTCGGGAGATAAACACAGAATTGCGGTTTTGCATTCTAG gGGTAATAAAGATAAATTAGGGGTAATCGTTTCGGCTTACATGCATTATTCTAGTATTTGCGGTAACGCCGAACAAGCATTAGATCGATTTTCAATGAGAAAATTCTTAGACGACACCGTCGGACCTCTAATACTACCGTCTAATAAAAG GTACGTGGACTATTTCTCTGGATTACTTTCCCATAACATCAAAATCAATGCGGCTCCCATGTACCTTACGCACGTCACTGTTCTCGGAGCCCCGTCTTTTTGTCGCGGTGGTTGTAAGGCGTTTTTGAAATTATACGAGGGTCATACGCCGATTTATACGTCGGGTGTTTATTTCATATCGAGCGGAGTGAGTCAATTCACGGTGAACGTTTCCGGTGAAGGACGAAGGGGATTACAACTAAGAGGCGATATTTTGATCAAATGTTACCATCGAAGCGATACCGGTCGGGAAATTATTTTCGCTTGTCAATTCCACACGTGCGCAGTCTCAGATCATACTTTGAGTTTCACTAGACAAGAATTAGACGGTGCTTGTAAcg aTCCTAGATTTCCTTTGGATGGGGCAGTGGAGCTTCATTTTTCCCCCGGTCCTGAAGGTAGACATCCAGTACCGGCTCCTACACCTGCGGTACCTTTCACTCTAGCAGATGATCCAGTTACGAGGGCCGATAGTCCGTTACTGATCGAAGATTATGATGATTCTGAAGAATATGACGAAG ACGACGTTAACCATACTTTTGGACCACTAGACGGAAGTATATACGCCACGATTGCAAAAAAACCGGAATTGTCTCCGGGCGCTGTTTCTAGTCCATTGACAGTGTCGATGGACAGTGGCATTTCTTCAGCAG GACATCATCCACAAAACGCCAACACCACCGCCTCTTCTGGTAGTCCCCCACCAACCGCCCAAACTTCCCCGCTCACTCCCGAAGATCAACATCGCGAACTCGACGAACTCCTCAGCGACATGATGCTGACTGTCCAGTCGATTCCGGACTTGAAAACGTCGCCGAGCTTGACCAATAACGGTCGAGAAGACGAATTTAGATTTATCGACGACGAAGACGAGAAAAGCATCCCTTATCACGCGCGCCAATCCAGCCAGCCCTTTAG TTACGGAATCAATGCCAACATGATCAGCGAATCTAAAAGGCTCGCTAGCCCTTCGTTAGTACGTAAAGTTAGCGGAAAAGGtaacgaaaatatttacaaaagttCCATCGGTAGTGAAATCACTTATAAAAGTTCACCAGTAagtgaaattacttataaaagTTCACCAGGAAGTGACAGCACTTATAAAAGTTCCATGAGCAGCGATGGAACGCTACGAAAAGTCCAAGCGCAAGTTTATCCCGAATTCGgtacgaaaataaataattacccGAAAAGCGACAATATTTTCCACTCGAATTCAACCCTCCAATCCATAAAAAGCGATTTTAGGGAGGAGTATTACAGAGAAGATGTCAGGAGATATGATCCTTTGAAGAGGAGTTTAACCGAAGGAACGATAAGGAGAAGTCCTGAAAAGATTTATAAACATTCACAATCTGTCGTTACAAGTCCTTATTCGGATACGGAAAGTCTGTCACCGCCCGGAGCTTTTAGAAACAACACCAAGTCACCGGAATTTCACGAAAC ATATACCAACGGTACAAATTTAACATGGTTGCAACGTCAACAACAAAAACTCAAAGAACGTCGAGAAATTATCCTGAAGGAGGAACGGCAACCGCACGAAACTAGGCTTTTGTCGGAATTAAGGAGCGTACAGTCGAGGCATATGCGTCCTACAGCGAGTCACCGCCTCGACG GTTATACTAGCGATACGACAGCTTTTGCTGATGACGACGAAGATTACACGATACCTCTGCATATAAATACGATGTCGAAAAATGGCAGTACCACCCCTGGTTCGACGAGTAATTACAGTACTTTGAAATCCACTTACAGTACTACCTTAAAAAATGAAAGACCTTTTGTTAGCGTGAAAAAAGCTCATGAAAGGTATACGCAG AACGGCACACAGACCCCTGCGCAAATACTGGCGGCTAACCCTCTGGGTGAAATAATCCGCCCTTCGTCGAGGAACGCGGATCAACTAGACAACGGTTTATTATCGTTAGCCGAAAAACAACAATACAAAAACTAcaatcaacaacaacaacataCGGTGGGTATCGAAATAGCAACCGATAATTCGCCGTCAACGGAAAATAGATTATCTATACCTAGAGACGGCGGTAGGTCGTCCACCGCCGATCATCGGGGATTGTTCGTCGGACAATCTTCGGATGATAGAGTGGGAGGCGTACCGTCTTTGGATGGTGATAGACTCGAAGCGCTCAATGATTTGATTGCTAACTTATCGAACGGTTCTGACAAATCTAACGACAGTCCTAATAACATTGCATCGGCATGGCAG tATCAACGTGAAGAATCCATACAATCTTGGAGATCGCAAATCGGAACCGAACCTGATTCCAGTCCGTCGCACAATTCATCTCCCAGACCGCAAACTCCTGCATTTCCGGTTCACGCCAGAACTCCGTACACGAACGCGTCAACTCCCACCGTACAATTCGACATACCTTCCGAACGACTACCACCAAAAAGTCCTACTACCCAACG aaGATTGAGTTACCCATCttcaacttttaaaaacaatgtgAAGTGGTCCCTTTCTCCAGAAAG AAAGGACCGACCGACTTCCCCGTCCGATATAACAAACACCGAATACTCCCACACAATAACCAATCGCAGTATATCCGCGACCCCCACCTCAGGTTTCAGGGAAGATTATCAACACAGCCCCAAAAGTCCAACTTACAACGGTTCCTCCTCCCCCACCGTATATTACGGCACGACGTCGAGACGGAGTTCCACGACATCTAACAACGAATCCACTCACGAAGTTTCCGCGGCGAACGTTAAATTCGTCAGAGATACTTCGAAATTTTGGTACAAACCTTCCATCACGAGAGAACAAG CTATTTTGATGCTACGTGATCAACAACCCGGTACGTTCGTAGTGAGAGATTCTAATTCCTTTCCAGGAGCGTTCGGTTTAGCTTTGAAAGTGGCTACTATTCCATCGAACATACAAAATAAAAGCGGTTCGTCCGATGATTTAATTCGACATTTTCTCATCGAACCTACGACTAGAGGTGTACGATTGAAAGGATGTCAAAACGAACCGGTTTTTAGTTCGTTATCCGCTTTAATATATCAACATTCTATCACGCAGATGGCGCTACCTTGTAGATTGGTACTACCACAAGACGACTTGAG ATATTCTGATCAAAACGGCGTTCAACAACAATCCCTATTTACTCAAGGAGCGGCTTGTAACGTGTTATATTTATCAACAATCGAAATGGAATCCTTAACAGGACCTCAGGCTATTAAGAAAGCGGTGATGCAGTTGTTCCAGAAGAATCCGCTTCCGGAAACGGCGGTGGTGCATTTTAAAGTTAGCGACCAAGGGGTTACTTTGACTGATAATAAAAGGAAATTGTTCTTCAGGAAACATTATCCCGTTAATATGGTGTCTTATTGCGGATTAGATCCCGACGAACATCGGTGGTTGGTTAACTCCGAGGATACGGGAGCTGCCAAAAGTTCCAa TCGAATATTCGGATTCGTCGCCAGGAAGCAAAACGTCAACAATCCCGATAACCAGTGCCATCTATTCGCGGAATTAGAACCCGAACAACCCGCGACGGCCATTGTTAACTTCTTGAATAAAGTTCTGACATCCAGCGGCATTAAAccgaatattatttaa